In a single window of the Bacillus mycoides genome:
- a CDS encoding undecaprenyl-diphosphate phosphatase: protein MEQFYYILKYLILGLFQGLTEPIPISSSGHLVLAQHLLGLKIEGFSFELLVNSASLLAVLLIYRNDLIRLTKNGLSYIFTRAEDAKSDFFFIIYLVIATIPAGVIGVLFKDYIDHYLKGVKMVGISLLITAIGLWIIRNLRGRKNDGDLSMKDAIIIGLAQACALIPGISRSGATIVAAMLLGMKQETALRFSFLLYIPVSLGGLLLSITDIANDPNLDTLFVPYIVAFIATFVMTYISLKWFMNIMAKGNLKYFSFYCIIVGVLTIIFL from the coding sequence ATGGAACAATTTTACTACATTTTAAAATATTTAATTCTTGGTCTGTTCCAAGGGCTAACAGAGCCAATTCCGATTTCTTCAAGCGGTCACCTCGTTTTAGCACAGCATTTGCTAGGACTAAAAATAGAAGGGTTTAGCTTTGAGCTACTTGTTAATTCAGCTTCATTATTAGCTGTATTACTTATTTATAGAAATGATTTAATTCGTCTAACAAAGAATGGTCTATCTTATATATTCACAAGAGCAGAAGATGCAAAATCAGATTTCTTCTTTATTATTTACCTTGTTATTGCAACCATTCCAGCAGGTGTAATTGGAGTTTTATTTAAAGATTATATCGACCACTATTTAAAAGGTGTTAAAATGGTTGGGATTTCCCTTCTTATTACTGCTATCGGCCTTTGGATTATTCGAAACTTGCGTGGACGTAAAAATGATGGCGACCTTTCTATGAAAGATGCAATCATTATTGGTCTAGCACAAGCTTGCGCACTAATTCCTGGTATAAGCAGATCAGGTGCTACAATCGTGGCAGCAATGTTACTTGGTATGAAGCAAGAAACAGCTCTTCGCTTCTCATTCTTACTATACATTCCTGTTAGCTTAGGTGGTTTATTGTTAAGTATTACAGACATTGCAAACGATCCAAATTTAGATACATTATTTGTACCTTATATTGTTGCTTTCATCGCAACATTTGTCATGACATATATTTCATTAAAATGGTTTATGAACATTATGGCAAAAGGAAATTTAAAATACTTCTCTTTCTACTGTATTATCGTAGGTGTGCTAACTATCATTTTCTTATAA
- a CDS encoding class A sortase, with product MNKQRIYSIVAILLFVVGGVLIGKPFYDGYNAEKKQTANVQAVQKMEYEKHDTEFVDASKINQPDLAEVASASLDKKQVIGRISIPSISLELPVLKASTEKNLLSGAATVRENQVMGQGNYALAGHNMSKKGVLFSDVSTLKKNDKIYLYDNANEYEYTVTGVSEVTPDKWEVVEDHGKDEITLITCVSVKDNSKRFVITGDLVGTKAKK from the coding sequence ATGAATAAGCAAAGAATTTATAGTATAGTAGCAATCCTTCTATTTGTTGTAGGTGGTGTATTAATCGGAAAGCCATTTTATGATGGATATAATGCAGAGAAGAAGCAGACAGCGAATGTACAAGCTGTTCAAAAGATGGAATATGAAAAGCATGATACAGAATTTGTAGATGCTTCAAAAATTAATCAACCAGACTTGGCAGAAGTAGCGAGTGCATCGTTAGATAAAAAACAAGTAATCGGTCGTATTTCAATTCCGAGCATCTCATTAGAACTTCCTGTTTTAAAAGCGTCGACTGAAAAGAATTTATTATCAGGTGCGGCAACTGTAAGAGAAAATCAAGTAATGGGACAAGGGAATTATGCACTTGCAGGGCATAATATGTCAAAAAAAGGTGTTTTATTTAGTGATGTATCAACTTTAAAGAAGAACGATAAAATTTATTTGTATGACAATGCAAATGAGTATGAGTATACTGTTACCGGTGTATCTGAAGTGACTCCTGATAAATGGGAAGTTGTAGAGGATCATGGGAAAGATGAGATAACACTTATTACATGTGTATCTGTTAAGGATAATTCTAAGCGTTTTGTTATTACGGGTGATTTAGTAGGAACAAAGGCTAAGAAATAA
- a CDS encoding D-arabinono-1,4-lactone oxidase — translation MLSIKGQKWRNWTGNVEGTPHYTMYPKSIQDVVEVVGLARKKGKKIRVVGSGHSFTPLVQTEEILVSLDELKGIANIDAEKKVAEVWAGTKLHDLGKLLQEKGYAQENLGDIDSQSIAGAISTGTHGTGVTFGSLSTQVIEITAVLSTGESIVCSETENAEYWKAFQLSLGMLGIIVKIKLKVIPAYSLVYESEKQSLSTVMNKLEEYKKNRHFEFFVFPYSDEVQVKFTNETTSKESDLKWHKLKVELLENRMFSLLSKGCKWFPSISKGVSRLSAKAVPNTKIIGPSYEVFATSRTVPFYEMEYSVPSKYMRAVVEEISNLIEKKKYKVHFPIECRYVRGDDIWLSPAYGRDSAYIAVHMYKGMKYAAYFGEVEKIFLKYEGRPHWGKMHTLTYEKLQNIYPELHSFLKVRKSLDETGIFLSPYTEKLFTIMKKS, via the coding sequence ATGCTTTCTATAAAGGGACAAAAATGGAGAAATTGGACAGGGAATGTAGAAGGAACACCGCATTATACGATGTATCCAAAAAGTATACAAGATGTAGTAGAAGTTGTGGGGCTTGCACGAAAAAAAGGAAAGAAAATTCGTGTTGTCGGTTCAGGGCATTCTTTTACACCTCTTGTGCAAACGGAAGAAATTTTAGTTTCTTTAGATGAATTGAAGGGCATTGCAAATATTGATGCAGAGAAGAAGGTTGCCGAAGTATGGGCGGGAACAAAGCTACATGATTTAGGGAAGTTACTTCAGGAAAAAGGTTATGCGCAAGAAAATTTAGGAGATATTGATTCACAATCTATTGCAGGAGCGATTAGTACGGGAACTCATGGGACGGGTGTTACATTTGGGAGTTTATCAACACAAGTTATAGAGATCACGGCAGTTTTATCAACAGGTGAGAGTATAGTTTGTTCAGAAACCGAGAACGCCGAATATTGGAAAGCATTTCAGTTGTCGCTTGGAATGCTAGGTATCATTGTAAAGATAAAATTGAAGGTTATCCCAGCGTATTCGCTTGTTTATGAAAGTGAAAAACAATCATTGTCTACTGTAATGAACAAACTAGAAGAATATAAGAAGAATCGTCATTTTGAATTTTTCGTTTTTCCTTATTCAGATGAAGTACAAGTGAAATTTACAAACGAAACAACGAGTAAAGAAAGTGATTTGAAATGGCATAAACTAAAGGTGGAGTTACTTGAAAATAGGATGTTCTCTTTATTATCTAAAGGGTGTAAATGGTTTCCTTCTATAAGTAAAGGAGTAAGCCGATTATCAGCTAAGGCTGTACCGAACACGAAAATAATTGGACCAAGCTATGAAGTGTTCGCTACATCACGTACAGTTCCATTTTATGAAATGGAGTACAGTGTCCCTTCAAAGTATATGAGGGCTGTTGTAGAAGAAATTTCAAATCTTATTGAAAAGAAAAAGTATAAGGTGCACTTCCCGATTGAATGCCGCTACGTGAGAGGTGATGATATATGGCTCAGTCCAGCATATGGAAGAGATTCAGCGTATATAGCTGTTCATATGTATAAAGGTATGAAGTATGCCGCTTATTTTGGTGAAGTGGAGAAAATTTTTTTAAAGTATGAAGGGCGCCCACATTGGGGGAAAATGCATACGTTAACGTACGAAAAATTGCAAAATATATATCCAGAATTGCATTCGTTTCTAAAAGTGAGGAAGTCACTAGATGAAACAGGAATATTTTTAAGCCCTTATACAGAAAAGTTATTTACGATTATGAAAAAAAGCTGA
- a CDS encoding YHYH domain-containing protein: MKQQVKKLLLTTSVALLVAPISAYAHPGRTDANGGHTCRTNCEKWGLQYGEYHYHNKPASNSGTTSPAPSQNNNGAVEAEKQAEAQRKAEAEKQRAAEEQRKAEEERQRAAEEQRKVEEERQRAAEEQRKAEEARKAEEAQRKAEAEKGQAEGQKSGETDFKAGKNNAEGHVAGKSDAYKQAFTTAYAATWSLEEQKKAHFEKGKEQGLTQEAMDDSQITPEFKGNFAEGFQVGNKERTAKIEKEQAELGEKAGKELAEKKPGNTEKDTYVKVYETAYEKGYKSAKKAAEKAGYTYAFENYDLKVPAKYEKNETLKKWFTEGFKSNKKAAEIREEGYKKGDSWLSFFYKSFVPSEYKEHKGLYEQAIEKGKKA; this comes from the coding sequence GTGAAACAGCAAGTAAAAAAACTTCTTTTAACAACAAGTGTAGCGTTATTGGTAGCGCCAATTTCTGCTTATGCACATCCAGGACGTACAGATGCTAATGGTGGACATACGTGTCGTACAAATTGTGAAAAATGGGGATTGCAGTACGGGGAATATCATTATCACAATAAACCAGCTTCTAATAGTGGTACAACGAGTCCAGCTCCTAGCCAAAATAATAATGGTGCTGTAGAAGCAGAGAAACAAGCAGAAGCACAGCGTAAGGCTGAGGCAGAGAAACAAAGAGCTGCAGAAGAACAACGTAAAGCAGAAGAAGAGAGACAACGTGCTGCAGAAGAACAGCGCAAAGTAGAGGAAGAGAGACAGCGTGCTGCAGAAGAACAACGTAAAGCAGAAGAAGCACGTAAGGCAGAGGAAGCGCAGCGTAAAGCTGAGGCTGAAAAGGGACAAGCTGAAGGTCAAAAAAGTGGAGAGACAGATTTTAAAGCAGGAAAGAATAATGCAGAAGGACATGTAGCTGGAAAGTCAGACGCATATAAACAAGCATTTACAACTGCGTATGCTGCGACGTGGTCTTTAGAAGAACAGAAAAAAGCACATTTTGAAAAAGGTAAAGAGCAAGGGTTAACACAAGAAGCAATGGACGATAGTCAAATTACTCCTGAGTTTAAGGGGAACTTTGCAGAAGGTTTCCAAGTAGGGAATAAAGAGAGAACAGCAAAAATTGAAAAAGAACAAGCAGAACTCGGTGAAAAGGCTGGTAAAGAATTAGCTGAAAAGAAACCTGGAAATACTGAAAAGGATACATATGTGAAAGTATATGAAACCGCGTATGAAAAGGGATATAAGTCTGCTAAAAAGGCAGCGGAAAAAGCTGGATATACATATGCATTTGAAAACTACGACTTAAAAGTTCCTGCTAAGTATGAAAAGAATGAAACATTAAAGAAATGGTTTACTGAAGGATTTAAATCAAATAAAAAGGCAGCGGAAATTCGAGAAGAAGGATATAAAAAAGGAGACAGCTGGCTTTCGTTCTTCTATAAGAGTTTCGTGCCAAGTGAATATAAAGAACATAAAGGCTTGTATGAACAAGCAATAGAAAAGGGAAAGAAAGCGTAA
- the brnQ1 gene encoding branched-chain amino acid transport system II carrier protein BrnQ1, translating into MKLLQKKEILLISLMLFSMFFGAGNLIFPPFLGYEAGEHVWIALLGFIISATGLPILGVIAIAKAGSFQTLAGRVHSSFAIIFPCIVYLFIGPGLGIPRAGSLAFEMGPGQLFPEADSVVLLLYTAIFFSIVYWLSLSPSKLMGLFGKVLTPLLLCMIAIIFIKSMFTSVGGVKEPSGNYGQAPMFQGFLDGYLTMDALAALIFGIVIANALRAKGVADDKGLAKYMSIAGIGAGLLLSIIYVILGYVGSISGSLGTFDNGAKVLAQVMTTLFGQGGLVLLGLIFTVACLCVSIGLVTSCSQFFASVFPKVSYKVWAFILSFVSMVLANLGLTQILKVSVPILGFIYPVALTLIILGLFHKYIGKYVYVYSVTIGLVAVFSAIDILNKSVLMNKWTPLLKMLPFYSEGVGWIVPAFVGVCLGVIVSIAINKNK; encoded by the coding sequence ATGAAATTGTTACAGAAAAAAGAAATTTTGCTTATTAGTCTTATGTTATTCTCTATGTTCTTTGGGGCCGGAAATCTTATATTTCCACCTTTCCTTGGATATGAAGCAGGAGAACATGTATGGATTGCATTGTTAGGTTTTATTATATCAGCAACAGGGCTTCCTATATTAGGTGTTATCGCTATTGCGAAAGCAGGGAGTTTTCAAACGTTAGCGGGCAGGGTTCATTCTTCATTTGCAATTATTTTTCCGTGTATTGTGTACTTATTTATTGGACCAGGTCTTGGTATACCACGTGCAGGAAGTTTAGCTTTTGAAATGGGGCCAGGCCAGTTGTTCCCAGAAGCGGATAGCGTAGTTTTGTTATTGTACACGGCTATTTTCTTTAGTATTGTTTACTGGTTAAGTTTATCACCGTCTAAATTAATGGGCTTGTTTGGAAAGGTGTTAACGCCTTTATTATTATGTATGATTGCTATTATATTTATAAAAAGTATGTTTACATCAGTAGGCGGTGTGAAAGAGCCTTCAGGAAATTATGGACAAGCTCCTATGTTCCAAGGATTTTTAGATGGATATTTAACGATGGATGCGTTAGCAGCTTTAATATTTGGGATTGTTATTGCAAATGCTCTGCGTGCAAAAGGTGTAGCGGATGATAAAGGTTTAGCAAAATATATGAGTATTGCTGGTATTGGAGCAGGGCTTTTATTATCTATTATTTATGTCATTCTTGGATATGTTGGTTCAATTAGTGGTTCATTGGGTACATTTGATAACGGTGCGAAAGTGTTAGCACAAGTTATGACTACATTATTTGGACAAGGTGGGTTAGTTTTATTAGGTCTTATTTTTACTGTCGCTTGTCTATGCGTTTCCATCGGACTTGTTACGTCTTGTAGTCAATTTTTCGCAAGTGTATTTCCGAAAGTATCTTATAAAGTTTGGGCATTTATATTAAGTTTTGTTAGTATGGTTTTAGCTAATTTAGGATTAACGCAAATTTTAAAAGTATCGGTACCGATTCTTGGATTTATTTATCCAGTTGCACTAACGCTTATTATTTTAGGGTTATTCCATAAGTATATTGGAAAGTATGTATACGTATATTCGGTAACGATTGGACTCGTAGCGGTATTTAGTGCGATTGATATTTTAAACAAAAGTGTACTGATGAATAAATGGACACCACTACTAAAAATGCTTCCGTTTTATTCAGAAGGTGTAGGTTGGATTGTTCCGGCATTTGTAGGTGTCTGCCTCGGTGTAATTGTTAGTATTGCTATAAATAAGAATAAATAA
- a CDS encoding VanZ family protein, producing MTAYLFPVKTAFILFPILAMFLLIPFLIFNYRKYGYLNKWRSFILYSLLLYLLNAYFLVILPLPQTYDTCSLQPANTQHMQLSPFYFIQEISNHTSAILTKPTTYFLLLKESAFLQVAFNVLLTVPFGIYLRYYFRRSFLQTICISFCLSLFFELTQVTGLYGIYNCAYRLFDIDDLFLNTLGGVIGFIIAPIFTYFLPKANELDSRIDLETKPVGFVRRLIAMQIDWIFLSIVVPVIKNKGNSFFISNIQSYTNVYELLFITCSILIYFIIIPYFTNGRTIGKALLRIYIKGQAERITLKELFIRYGIFYFILGGINYILSSSSILNHTEPLVLLVILLFQFVINGLFIIHVLLHVFSSDKLLFYERISHTRNAITLKKADKY from the coding sequence TTGACTGCATATTTATTTCCAGTAAAAACAGCTTTTATTTTATTTCCTATTTTAGCAATGTTTCTCTTAATTCCTTTTTTAATATTTAATTATCGAAAATACGGTTATTTAAATAAATGGCGCTCATTTATTTTATACTCATTATTACTCTACTTATTAAATGCCTATTTTCTTGTTATTTTGCCATTACCACAAACGTATGATACTTGTAGCCTACAACCGGCTAATACACAGCACATGCAACTCTCACCATTTTATTTCATACAAGAGATTAGTAATCATACATCGGCAATTTTAACGAAACCTACTACTTATTTCTTGTTATTAAAAGAATCTGCATTTTTACAAGTTGCTTTTAACGTTCTATTAACCGTTCCATTCGGTATTTACTTACGTTATTATTTCCGACGTAGTTTCTTACAGACTATTTGTATTTCTTTTTGTCTTTCACTATTTTTCGAGCTAACACAAGTGACTGGACTATATGGTATTTATAATTGTGCATATCGCTTATTTGATATCGATGATTTGTTTTTAAATACACTAGGTGGCGTAATTGGTTTTATCATTGCACCAATATTTACGTACTTCCTTCCGAAAGCAAACGAGTTAGATAGTCGTATTGATTTGGAAACGAAACCAGTCGGATTCGTTCGTCGCCTTATCGCGATGCAAATTGATTGGATTTTCTTATCTATCGTTGTACCTGTCATTAAAAACAAAGGAAATTCTTTCTTCATTTCTAATATCCAATCTTACACAAATGTATACGAACTCCTTTTCATTACATGTTCAATCTTAATTTACTTTATTATCATCCCATATTTTACAAATGGAAGAACAATAGGGAAAGCGTTGCTTCGTATTTACATTAAAGGACAAGCAGAGCGTATTACACTAAAAGAATTATTCATTCGTTACGGTATATTCTATTTCATTTTAGGTGGAATCAATTACATTCTTTCTAGTAGCTCTATTTTAAATCATACAGAGCCTTTAGTATTACTAGTTATACTGTTATTCCAATTTGTAATTAACGGGCTATTTATTATTCATGTTTTATTACATGTATTTAGCAGTGATAAATTACTATTTTACGAGCGTATTAGTCATACAAGAAATGCAATTACACTTAAAAAAGCTGACAAATACTAA
- a CDS encoding peptide MFS transporter: MESAIQLEREQQRKKKHPPGLYLLFFTEMWERFSYYGLRGLLTLYLTTALVSGGLGFSPAWALSIYGFYTGACYFTPLIGGYLTDRFLGKRKAITIGGITMAIGNLTLFALQNQVGLYLGLALIIIGNGFFKPNISTLVGELYEEHDPKRDSAFTIFYMGINVGSFLAPLVCGFLSENLFKTTVDGVVHFGFRYGFLAASIGMIIGQILFTTLSNRFLGDIGKKPTRDLQTDAGQQTIGNTPLTKKEKQRTTVIVILTCFVVFFWAGFEQAGSSLTLYTNKFVDRSVFGWEVPTSWFQSVNPLFIILLAPAISALWAKLATRKNGDMKIPTKMGLGMILLGIGYIVLVIATLKTGSDEHNITEKANLLFIVFTYLFHTLGELFLSPVGLSMVSALAPVKLASLLMGVWLASSGIANILGGQLASFTTSLGYAEVFTVIGAVAIVLGCVLLSISKKLVKWMD; this comes from the coding sequence ATGGAATCAGCGATACAACTAGAAAGAGAACAACAAAGAAAAAAGAAACATCCTCCAGGTTTATACTTACTCTTCTTTACAGAAATGTGGGAAAGATTTAGTTACTATGGATTACGAGGATTATTAACATTATATTTAACAACAGCTTTAGTAAGTGGTGGTCTTGGGTTTAGTCCCGCTTGGGCACTCTCTATTTATGGATTTTATACTGGTGCTTGTTATTTCACACCATTGATCGGTGGATACTTAACGGACCGTTTTCTAGGCAAACGAAAAGCCATCACAATTGGTGGTATAACAATGGCAATCGGTAACCTTACACTATTTGCCTTGCAAAACCAAGTCGGTCTATACCTCGGATTAGCGCTTATTATTATCGGTAATGGATTCTTCAAACCGAATATCTCTACACTTGTTGGAGAATTATACGAAGAGCACGATCCAAAACGTGATAGTGCATTTACAATTTTCTATATGGGTATTAACGTCGGTTCATTTTTAGCTCCACTCGTTTGCGGGTTTTTATCAGAAAATTTATTTAAAACAACAGTGGACGGTGTTGTTCATTTCGGATTCCGTTACGGTTTCTTAGCCGCTTCAATCGGAATGATCATTGGACAAATTTTATTTACAACACTATCAAATCGCTTCCTTGGTGATATCGGTAAAAAACCAACTCGCGATTTGCAAACGGATGCTGGACAACAAACAATAGGAAATACACCGTTAACAAAAAAAGAAAAACAACGTACAACAGTTATCGTCATTTTAACATGCTTTGTTGTCTTCTTCTGGGCTGGATTTGAACAAGCTGGTAGTTCGTTAACATTATATACAAACAAATTTGTAGACCGCTCTGTGTTCGGATGGGAAGTTCCAACATCTTGGTTCCAATCGGTCAATCCGTTATTTATTATTTTACTTGCACCAGCTATTTCAGCATTATGGGCGAAACTGGCAACTAGAAAAAATGGTGACATGAAAATCCCAACAAAAATGGGACTTGGTATGATCTTACTCGGTATCGGTTATATTGTTCTTGTTATCGCTACATTAAAAACAGGCAGTGACGAACATAACATTACAGAAAAAGCAAACTTACTATTTATCGTCTTTACGTATCTTTTCCATACGTTAGGTGAGCTATTCTTATCACCTGTCGGGCTATCAATGGTTAGTGCTCTCGCTCCAGTAAAACTAGCCTCTTTATTAATGGGCGTATGGTTAGCAAGCTCAGGTATTGCTAATATTTTAGGCGGACAGCTTGCAAGCTTCACAACTTCACTTGGATATGCTGAAGTATTCACAGTTATTGGCGCTGTGGCGATCGTTTTAGGTTGTGTTTTATTATCAATTTCTAAGAAATTAGTGAAATGGATGGATTAA
- a CDS encoding amino acid deaminase/aldolase — MDRGIFKEVPLPCAFLDEVALERNIQSIIELSGDKKIRIASKSLRSVPIMKKILAANNRFQGIMCFSPREALFLIEQGFNDLLLGYPVYDERALHEISLLTKQGHIITCMVDCEDHITYLEKIAEKSKGCFRVCLDIDMSSRFLKFHFGVKRSPVKDVQSALKIVEKVKGSSYLILDGVMGYEAQIAGVGDHIPNQWMKSKAVSYLKKKSVLEVKERRERIVKEIQNLGIELRFVNGGGTGSIKTTEQDNSVSEITVGSAFYSPKLFDYYKEVKFQPAAGFALPVVRKPAPFIYTCLGGGYIASGAVGKDKEPEIWRPGGARLLALEGAGEVQTPIFYDGEERVAIGDSILFRHSKAGELCERFPVLYRIKQGEIVGEYSTYRGDGQCFL, encoded by the coding sequence GTGGATAGAGGAATTTTTAAGGAAGTTCCATTACCGTGTGCATTTTTAGATGAAGTGGCTTTAGAGAGGAACATTCAATCGATTATAGAGTTAAGTGGAGATAAGAAGATTCGTATAGCGAGTAAATCATTACGCTCTGTTCCAATTATGAAAAAGATTTTGGCTGCAAATAATCGCTTTCAAGGTATTATGTGTTTTTCTCCTAGAGAAGCTTTGTTTTTAATTGAACAAGGATTTAATGATTTATTGCTCGGATATCCTGTTTATGATGAAAGAGCTTTACATGAAATTAGTTTGCTGACAAAGCAAGGGCACATTATAACTTGTATGGTGGATTGTGAAGACCATATTACTTATTTAGAAAAAATTGCTGAGAAGTCTAAAGGGTGTTTTCGCGTTTGTTTGGATATTGATATGAGTAGTCGTTTTTTGAAATTTCATTTTGGTGTAAAAAGATCCCCGGTAAAAGATGTGCAGAGCGCTTTGAAAATAGTAGAAAAGGTGAAGGGCTCATCATATTTAATACTAGATGGTGTAATGGGATATGAAGCTCAAATTGCCGGGGTGGGGGATCATATACCGAATCAATGGATGAAAAGTAAAGCTGTTTCGTATTTAAAGAAGAAATCAGTGTTAGAGGTTAAAGAAAGAAGAGAACGTATCGTAAAAGAAATACAAAACCTTGGTATTGAACTAAGATTTGTAAATGGGGGAGGAACAGGAAGTATAAAAACAACTGAGCAAGATAACTCAGTTTCAGAGATTACTGTAGGATCCGCCTTTTACTCTCCTAAACTGTTTGACTATTATAAAGAAGTAAAATTTCAGCCAGCTGCCGGATTTGCTTTACCAGTTGTACGCAAACCGGCTCCTTTTATTTATACTTGCCTAGGTGGCGGATATATTGCCTCAGGTGCAGTTGGTAAAGATAAAGAGCCTGAGATTTGGAGGCCGGGTGGTGCAAGACTATTAGCGTTAGAAGGTGCTGGTGAAGTGCAAACGCCAATTTTTTATGACGGTGAGGAACGAGTAGCGATAGGAGATTCTATCTTGTTTCGTCATAGTAAAGCTGGAGAGTTATGTGAGCGTTTTCCTGTTTTGTATCGCATTAAACAAGGGGAAATCGTTGGAGAGTATTCAACATATCGGGGGGATGGACAATGCTTTCTATAA
- a CDS encoding 3D domain-containing protein has product MNYFKRISSLVLAGIIVLSSTVAVKAESNDEKLNNMQQQLQQNDADMQKKEQEKQAVSKEIQGIENELHNLNNTIAKNKEDQAAIQRKIDETHKQIEQKKADIIVLEDKVLARKDIMKKRMVSVQNSSNTSLVVEVVVESKNFADFIQRMNAVTTILEADKEILRLQEQDLRQIEEDKKAIDEKEASLVVDKQKLAKAQADLQDNLKKRQDNLQTVQAKYNQIASQLNLAAEEKAKVEANMKAVQETIAREQEAARIAAEERAKAEAAAKAEQEELAKAKAAAAKQKEEQAAKPAEPVAKDTTPTKPDPKPAQGGKEFYVTATAYTADPSENGYKPGEIVKSKLGHNLTANPNMKLIAVDPAVIPLGSTVYVENYGTAIAGDTGSAIKGHIIDLLMPDSATANNWGRRSVKVTILN; this is encoded by the coding sequence ATGAACTATTTTAAGCGAATCAGTAGTCTAGTATTAGCAGGAATTATCGTTCTTTCTAGTACAGTCGCTGTAAAAGCAGAGTCAAACGACGAGAAACTTAACAACATGCAACAGCAATTGCAGCAAAACGATGCAGATATGCAGAAGAAAGAGCAAGAGAAGCAAGCTGTTAGTAAAGAAATTCAAGGTATCGAAAATGAACTACATAATTTAAATAATACAATTGCAAAAAATAAAGAGGATCAAGCTGCTATTCAACGTAAAATCGATGAAACACATAAGCAGATTGAACAAAAAAAAGCAGATATTATCGTTTTAGAAGATAAAGTCCTTGCTCGTAAGGATATTATGAAAAAACGTATGGTTTCTGTTCAAAATAGCTCAAATACGAGTTTAGTAGTAGAAGTTGTTGTAGAATCAAAAAACTTTGCAGATTTCATACAACGTATGAACGCAGTTACTACTATTCTAGAAGCAGATAAAGAAATTTTACGTCTACAAGAACAAGATCTTCGTCAAATTGAAGAAGATAAAAAAGCAATTGACGAAAAAGAAGCATCTTTAGTAGTAGATAAGCAAAAATTAGCAAAAGCACAAGCGGATTTGCAAGATAACTTGAAAAAACGTCAAGATAACTTACAAACAGTTCAAGCTAAATATAATCAGATTGCAAGCCAACTTAATTTAGCAGCGGAAGAGAAAGCAAAAGTTGAAGCAAATATGAAAGCAGTACAAGAAACAATTGCTCGTGAACAAGAAGCAGCAAGAATTGCAGCAGAAGAGCGCGCAAAAGCTGAAGCAGCTGCAAAGGCTGAGCAAGAAGAGTTGGCAAAAGCGAAGGCAGCAGCAGCTAAGCAAAAAGAAGAACAGGCAGCTAAGCCGGCAGAGCCTGTAGCTAAAGATACAACACCAACTAAGCCGGATCCAAAACCAGCTCAAGGTGGAAAAGAATTTTATGTAACAGCAACTGCTTATACAGCTGATCCATCTGAAAATGGCTATAAACCGGGTGAAATTGTAAAGTCTAAGTTAGGACATAATTTGACTGCAAATCCAAACATGAAACTAATTGCTGTAGATCCAGCTGTGATTCCATTAGGTTCTACTGTATATGTGGAAAATTATGGTACGGCGATTGCTGGAGATACTGGTAGTGCGATTAAAGGTCATATAATTGATTTATTAATGCCAGATTCAGCTACAGCTAATAATTGGGGCAGAAGAAGTGTTAAAGTTACAATTTTAAACTAA
- a CDS encoding helix-turn-helix transcriptional regulator: MTILNRVKELRARFNFTQSVLAEKVGVTRQTIAAIEKGDYVPSLLLALTICDVFELKMEDVFVLNKEGEEDE, encoded by the coding sequence TTGACCATTTTAAATAGAGTGAAGGAATTAAGAGCTCGTTTTAATTTTACACAAAGTGTATTAGCGGAAAAAGTCGGAGTGACGAGACAAACAATTGCAGCAATTGAAAAAGGGGATTACGTTCCTTCATTATTACTAGCATTGACGATTTGTGATGTATTCGAGTTAAAGATGGAAGATGTATTTGTTTTAAATAAGGAGGGGGAAGAGGATGAATAG